The genomic window AGGTTCAAACACCTCAACAAAATCTTTTACCCAAATAACCCATCTTTTACTAGTACTCATTTTTTTTCCTTCTAATGTTAAATACCCTCCAGCAATAACAGATGTTGGTAGATTATAACCTTTATGTGCAATTAACATCCCAGGCCAAAATACAGCATGATGAACAATTATATCTTTTCCTATAAAATGATATATCTTTGTATCTTTATCTACCCAATAGTTTTCTTTATTTATCATTTTTGTGAATGATATATATCCTATAGGAGCTTCTAACCAAACATACATTACTTGATCACTACCAGGGATTGGAACTCCCCAGCTAATATCTCTTGATACATCCCAATCCCTTAATTCATTTATCCAATTCAATGCGAGATTCCTTACATGTTCAGGCATCTCTTCAGCATTTTTAATATATCTCTCTAACTCTTCTTTTAAAGCACTAAGTTTGAAGAAATAATGAATAGTTTTCTTTATTACAGGCCTATTTCCACAGATAACACAGTATGGGTCCTTTAATTCTATAGGTTCTATATGTCTCCCACAACTTTCACAGTGATCTCCTCTAGCTTCTCCACCACAGTATGGACAAGTTCCTTCAACATATCTATCTGGTAAGAATTTTTTACAATTTTCACAATAAAATTGCTCTATCTCCTTTTCATAAATATATCCATTTTCCTTTAATTTTAAAAAAAACTCTTGAGCTGTTTTTATATGTATATCACTATGAGTTTTCCCAAATACATCAAATTCAATATTTAAACTTTCCAAATCTCTTTTTATTTCATTATGATATTTTTCAACTATCTCTTCAGGGTTTTTTCCCTCTTTTTCAGCAATTAATAAAATAGGAACTCCATGATTATCTGTCCCACCAACATGAATAACTTCTTCCCCTTTTAGCTTAAGATATTTATATAAAATATCAGCAGGTATGTATGTGCTTCTAACATGGCCTAAATGTAGAGGGCCATTTGTATATGCTAAAGCCGTAGTTATTAGATATTTCATAATCTTTCACCTAATTTCTTTATTGCAAAATCTTTTAACAATTTCTTTAACAATATCAAAAGAGCTATGAAATGGACATTTTTTATATTCATTATATCTCACAACTTTAACATCTAACCCATATTTTTTTAATTCTTCTTTTAATTCCTCTTCATCAAATGTTTTCTGATCAGGACCAAGGACAATGATATTAGGCTTTATCTTCAATATGGGTTCTAATTTGTTATCTAAACTACCTAATATAGCTCTATCTACAGGTTTTAATGCTTCTACCATTTCTCTTCTTTGCTCTTCAGGAATTATTGGTTTTCTTCCTTTAATTTTTTCAACTGTTTTATCCCTTGCTACAATAACAATTAATTCATCCCCTAAACTCTTAGCAAATTTTAAAAATTCATAATGACCTGGATGCAGTAGATCAAAAGTACCTGCGGCAACAACAACCTTTTTCATTTTCTCCTTCTTTCAAACTCTTTTATTAACTCATCCAAATCTACTCCACTGTATGCTAATAACACCATCACATGAAAAATAAGATCAGCAGATTCTTTTATTATCTCTTCTTTAATGTTATCTTTTGCAGCTAATATTAATTCAGCAGCTTCTTCTCCTATTTTCTCACATATCTTATTAATAGCTTTTTTCTCATCATCAGTTGTTAATTTAGCTACATAAGAACCTTCTGGTTTTTCTTTAATTCTTTCTTTTATAATATTGAATACTTCATATAACATATTCATTCCTCTAAAGCTTTTAACCTTTTAACCATTTTTACAGCAGCTTCAACAGCTCTCTTAGCATAATCTACTCTTTCATGAGCCTGTAATCTTGTCATTCCAGGTCCTGATATCCCTAATGTGACAGGTTTATCATATTGAACAGAAAGATCTGCTATCTTTCTTGCTGCATTATGGACAACTATCTCATCATGCTCTGTTTCACCCTCAATAACACATCCAATAGCAACTACAGCATCAACATCATCTTTTTCTAGAAGTTTTTTTATGGCTAATGGCATGTCAAA from Methanocaldococcus villosus KIN24-T80 includes these protein-coding regions:
- the metG gene encoding methionine--tRNA ligase: MKYLITTALAYTNGPLHLGHVRSTYIPADILYKYLKLKGEEVIHVGGTDNHGVPILLIAEKEGKNPEEIVEKYHNEIKRDLESLNIEFDVFGKTHSDIHIKTAQEFFLKLKENGYIYEKEIEQFYCENCKKFLPDRYVEGTCPYCGGEARGDHCESCGRHIEPIELKDPYCVICGNRPVIKKTIHYFFKLSALKEELERYIKNAEEMPEHVRNLALNWINELRDWDVSRDISWGVPIPGSDQVMYVWLEAPIGYISFTKMINKENYWVDKDTKIYHFIGKDIIVHHAVFWPGMLIAHKGYNLPTSVIAGGYLTLEGKKMSTSKRWVIWVKDFVEVFEPDYLRYYLIIASPLFKDSDFSFEEFKNKINNELINIIGNFTHRVLTFTYRKFKSVPVVDSLEDEDKKILDMIEKTLDEYDKNIRSFKFREALVNVLHLAIEGNSYFQKMEPWNIESEDRLKQILYVCCKLVKTIAYLLYPYMPKKSKEILDIMNEELDIEIRGNELKKPKIVFKKVEDDDIERLKNKLKGDNMEFIDIQDFQKIDLRVGKIVEAEEVKGSKKLLRLTIDLGNEKRQIVSGIKEYYKPEELINKKVIVICNLKPAKIFGITSEGMILAAEDDKTVSLLTVDRDVKEGSKVR
- a CDS encoding adenylyltransferase/cytidyltransferase family protein gives rise to the protein MKKVVVAAGTFDLLHPGHYEFLKFAKSLGDELIVIVARDKTVEKIKGRKPIIPEEQRREMVEALKPVDRAILGSLDNKLEPILKIKPNIIVLGPDQKTFDEEELKEELKKYGLDVKVVRYNEYKKCPFHSSFDIVKEIVKRFCNKEIR
- the hisE gene encoding phosphoribosyl-ATP diphosphatase: MNMLYEVFNIIKERIKEKPEGSYVAKLTTDDEKKAINKICEKIGEEAAELILAAKDNIKEEIIKESADLIFHVMVLLAYSGVDLDELIKEFERRRK
- the ribH gene encoding 6,7-dimethyl-8-ribityllumazine synthase, with the translated sequence MVKLALVVAEFNRDITYMMEKLAEEHAEFLGAEIKYKLYVPGVFDMPLAIKKLLEKDDVDAVVAIGCVIEGETEHDEIVVHNAARKIADLSVQYDKPVTLGISGPGMTRLQAHERVDYAKRAVEAAVKMVKRLKALEE